One genomic segment of Candidatus Binataceae bacterium includes these proteins:
- the thiS gene encoding sulfur carrier protein ThiS produces MGAAKDSSAFTITLNGEPYRLDGEARLSALIAALKMRPTRIAVELNREVVPKADYDKTTLKTGDELEIINFVGGG; encoded by the coding sequence GTGGGTGCGGCCAAAGACTCCAGCGCGTTTACCATCACGCTCAATGGCGAGCCGTACCGCCTCGATGGCGAGGCGCGACTCAGTGCGCTGATCGCCGCTCTCAAGATGCGCCCCACCCGAATCGCGGTCGAACTGAACCGTGAGGTGGTGCCCAAAGCCGACTACGATAAGACCACTCTCAAGACGGGCGACGAACTGGAAATAATCAATTTCGTCGGAGGCGGATGA
- a CDS encoding thiazole synthase, with protein sequence MTQDSPFKLAGKTFKSRLIVGTGKYKDFAETRSAVEESGAEIVTVAVRRVNITDRGKENLLDYLDPRRYQILPNTAGCYTAEEAIRTCRLAREVGVGDMVKLEVIGDEKTLFPDVPATIEAAKVLVKEGFKVLPYITDDPVTCLKLQEVGCVAVMPLAAPIGSGLGIRNPYNLAIIVEQAKVPVIVDAGVGTASDAAEAMELGCDGVLMNTAIAGAKDPLAMARAMKLGIEAGRIAYLSGRIEKKLYATASSPITGIVR encoded by the coding sequence ATGACTCAAGACTCTCCCTTCAAACTGGCTGGCAAGACCTTCAAGTCGCGCCTCATAGTCGGGACCGGCAAATATAAGGACTTCGCCGAGACCCGCAGCGCGGTGGAAGAAAGCGGCGCCGAAATCGTCACGGTCGCGGTGCGGCGCGTCAACATCACCGACCGCGGCAAGGAAAACCTGCTCGACTATCTCGACCCCAGGCGCTACCAGATTCTGCCCAACACCGCAGGATGCTACACGGCGGAGGAAGCTATTCGCACCTGCCGGCTGGCGCGCGAAGTCGGCGTCGGCGACATGGTCAAGCTCGAAGTGATCGGTGATGAGAAGACGCTGTTCCCGGACGTGCCCGCCACCATCGAGGCTGCCAAGGTGCTGGTCAAGGAAGGCTTCAAGGTTCTGCCCTACATCACCGACGATCCGGTTACCTGCCTGAAGCTGCAGGAAGTCGGATGCGTCGCGGTTATGCCGCTGGCGGCGCCAATCGGATCGGGGCTCGGCATCCGCAATCCCTACAATCTTGCGATCATCGTGGAGCAGGCCAAGGTGCCGGTCATCGTCGATGCGGGTGTCGGCACCGCATCGGATGCTGCGGAGGCGATGGAACTTGGCTGTGATGGCGTGTTGATGAACACCGCGATCGCGGGTGCGAAGGATCCGCTTGCAATGGCGCGCGCGATGAAGCTCGGGATCGAGGCCGGCCGCATTGCATACTTGTCGGGGCGTATCGAGAAGAAGCTTTATGCGACTGCATCGAGCCCCATAACCGGAATCGTTCGGTGA